In the genome of Streptomyces sp. Q6, the window GCAGCATCGACTCCGGCGTGCAGTTCGACCACCCGGCGCTGGCGCGGCAGTACCGGGGCAGCAAGGCCGACGGGACCGTCACCCACGCCTACAACTGGTACGACCCGCAGAGCGGTTGCGCGGTGATCCCGAGCCTGAGCAAGCCCTGCGACACCGTCGGGCACGGCACCCACACGGTCGGCACCATGGTCGGCGACGGCGGTGCCGGTCAGCACATCGGCGTCGCCCCGGGCGCGCGGTGGATCGCTGCCAAGGGCTGCGGAGGATCCACCTGTACGCAGAGCGGACTGCTCGCCAGCGGGCAGTTCATGCTCGCGCCCACCGACCTCGACGGCCGCAACCCCCGCCCCGAACTGCGCCCGCACGTCGTGAACAACTCGTGGGGCAGTTCGGACGCCGGAGCCGACCCCTGGTTCCAGCAGACCGTGCGGGCCTGGGTCGCGGCCGGGATCTTCCCCGTCTTCTCCAACGGCAACGAAGGGCCGGAGTGCGGCACCGACGCCAACCCGGCCAATCTGCCCGAGAGTTACGGGGTCGGCGCCTTCGACGCCGACGGGAACATCGCCGCCTTCTCCAGCCGCGGACCGTCCGAGAACGGCCACGACCTGATCAAGCCGGACGTGTCCGCCCCCGGCGTGGCCGTCCGTTCCGCCTACCCCGGCGGCAAGTACGCCGTCGGCAGCGGTACGTCGATGGCGGCGCCGCACGTCGCGGGCGCCATCGCCCTCCTGTGGTCGGCGGCCCCCGCCGTCGCCCGGAACATCGACGCGACCCGCCGACTGCTCGACGAGACCGCGGTCGACGTCGACGCCACCGAGTGCGGCGGCACACCGACGGACAACAACGTCTACGGGCAGGGCCGGCTCGACGCCTACGCGGCCGTCGAGAAGGCACCGCGCGGCGCGGTCGGCACCCTCACCGGCACCGTCACCGACGCGGCCACCGGAGATCCCGTCGCCGGTGCCACGGTCGCCCTGCGCGACGACTCGGGCCCGGTCGGCCTGGCGCAGCAGACCGACGCCGACGGCCACTACGCGATGCTCGCCTCCGTCGGCGACTACACGGTGTCGGCCTCCGCTCCCGCCTACGGGACCGAGAAGGCCGTCGCGCACCTCGCCGAGGGCACCACGGCCACGGCCGATCTGACACTCGGCGCGCTGCCCGGCAGGCACCTCGAAGTCGCCCTGGACCGGGCCGGGTTCGGTACGGTCCCCATCGGCACGACGGGCGGCCCCGCCACCGTCACGCTCACCGGAACCGGCGCCGACCCTGTGACCGTCCGTCAGATCACCGACCACGACGGGGCGTTCGTCTCCGAGACGGGCACCTGCGGTCCCGCCCCCTTCACCCTCGCCCGCAAGGAACACTGCACCCTCGGCATCACGTACCGGCCCACCGAGAAGGGCGAGCAGACCGGCACGCTCACGATCGACAGCGACGCCGCCGAGGCCGCACCCCCTCTGGCCGTGCACGGCAGCGGGACGACCATGCCCGCCCGCACGGCCACGCTGCGGATGCGGAGCTTCGAGAAGAACATGCACGCGGCGGTCATCGACCCGCAGGGCCGCTACGCCTACTTCGGCACCGACAACGCCCCCGACCCGCTGTCCGGCTACATCGTCAAGTTCGACCTGAAGACCTTCGAACGCGTCGGCGTCATACCGGTCGGCATCGGCCAGAAACTGCTCCAGGACGCCGTCATCGACCCGTCGGGCACGTACGCCTACTTCGTGGCCGCCGCGAACCCGGGCCGCGTGGTCCGCGTCGACCTGGACACCTTCACCCTCGACAGGATCACACCGCTGGCCACCGGCGCGGACAACCCCCGCTCGATCCTCATGGACCCCGCGGGCCGCTACGCGTACATCGGCACCGGGACGAACCCCGGCCGGGTGATCAAGTTCGACCTGGAGACGTTCGCGCAGGTCGGCTCCGTCACCCTCGGCAAGGGCGAGGACTTCCTCGACGACGGAGTGATCGACTCCCGGGGCCGGTACGCCTACTTCGGTACGGTCACCAGCCCGCAGGGCCACGTCGTCAAGGTCGACCTGGCGGAGATGAAGGAGACCGGCTCGCTGACCCTGGAGCCGGGGGAGGGGCCGCTGCGCACGGCGGTCGTCGCCCCCGACGACCACTACGCCTACTTCGGGACGGGCGAGGGCGCCCGCGGAAAGATCGTCCGGGTCGACCTGACCACCTTCGAACGCGCCGGGGCGATCACCCCGTCCGGCGGCGGGACGTTCTACTCCTCCGTGATGGACCCCGCGGGCCGGTTCGCGTCGTTCGGCACCGTGTCCTCGCCGGGCCGCGTGGTCACCGTCGACCTGAAACACTTCACGGCCGCCGGAACCGTCACCCTCGGCGCGAACGAGGACGCGCTCATCTCCGCGGCCATCGACCCACGGGGCGAGTACGCGTACTTCGGTACGCAGAGCGCGCCCGGCCGGGTCGTCAAGGTCCGGCTCGGCGCCTCGTACGAGCTCACCGCCCGGGGCAGCCGGGTCCGGGGTGTCCACTCCGCCGCGCTCACCTGGAACGGAGCGACCACGGCGAAGATCGAGGTCGTCAGGAACGGCAAGGTGATCGCGACCGTGCCGAACACCGGCCGCTCCACGGACGTGGTCCACATCGAGGAACGGCCCACGTACACCTACCAGTTGTGCGACGCGGGCACGGAGCACTGCTCGAACACGTCGAAGGTCGACTTCACGGGCCCGCCCGCCGGCGGGACGGACGCGCGGACCCGGTGAACGGCTGAGGCCGGCGGCGCCGAGGAGGCTCGGCGCCGCCGTGCGACAGGGCCTCCCGGCGGTCCCGTCCCTCACGCCCACACCCCTCGAAACTCTTTCGGCTTGCCCTAAGATCCTGGGTATGCGAGATGACGAGTACGTGGGTCGGATCACCCTGGCGCAGGTCGCTCAGCAGGCGGGGGTCTCCATTTCGACAGTTTCGAAGGTGCTCAACGGGCGGCAGGACGTGGCGGCGCCCACCCGCGTCAAGGTCGAGCGCCTGTTGGACGAGAACGCCTACCGCCGCACCACCCGGGTCGCCCACGAGGCGCCGCTGATCGAGCTCGTCTTCCACGAGCTGGAGAGCGTCTGGGCGTTGGAGCTCATCCGGGGCGTGGAGAAGGTGGCCAAGGCGAACAACGCCAGCGTGGTGCTCACGGAGAGCGGCACGCGTCAGGCGCCGGGGCCCGAGTGGATCGAGGGCGTGCTCCAGCGCAGACCGCTCGGTGTCGTCCTGGTCTTCTCGACGCTGCCCGCCGAGGTGAAGCGGCAGTTGAGGTCGCGCTCCATCCCGTTCGTCGTGATCGACCCGGCGGGCGACCCCGACCCCGACGTGCCCTCGGTCGGCTCGGCCAACTGGAACGGCGGCCTCGCCGCCACCCGGCACCTCGTCCAGCTCGGCCACCGCCGCATCGGCGTCATCACCGGGCCCGAGGACATGCTGTGTTCGCTGGCCCGCCTCGACGGCTATCGCTCGGCCCTGAGCATGGCCGGTCTGTCGGCCGACCCCGAACTCGTCCGGTACGGGGACTTCCATGTGGAGGGCGGCCGTGAGCGGGCCGCCGAGCTGCTCGACCTGGCCGACCCGCCGACCGCGATCTTCGCGGGCAGCGACCTTCAGGCGCTCGGCGTCCTGGACGCGGCCCGCCTGCGGGACCTGCGGGTCCCCGACGACCTGTCCGTGGTCGGCTACGACGACGTGCCCCTCGCCCAGTGGTCGAGCCCCGCGCTGACGACGGTCCACCAACCGCTGCGCGGCATGGCCGAGGGCGCGGCCCAGATGCTC includes:
- a CDS encoding S8 family serine peptidase encodes the protein MRQRRGRRRRTAAPRTWALLLSAGLAVAGLPAMAATTSATPHEDRPAVESKVRNALADGGTSTFWVYLKDHADLRSAARIKDRARQGRTVRDRLVRTARDSQAGLLDVLGAAHAPHTSYWIANTVRVKGDATLLKKITALPDVDRVAADRTYALPAIRQAEAEPTVDDVEWGVDRIGAPKAWKEFGATGQGIVVGSIDSGVQFDHPALARQYRGSKADGTVTHAYNWYDPQSGCAVIPSLSKPCDTVGHGTHTVGTMVGDGGAGQHIGVAPGARWIAAKGCGGSTCTQSGLLASGQFMLAPTDLDGRNPRPELRPHVVNNSWGSSDAGADPWFQQTVRAWVAAGIFPVFSNGNEGPECGTDANPANLPESYGVGAFDADGNIAAFSSRGPSENGHDLIKPDVSAPGVAVRSAYPGGKYAVGSGTSMAAPHVAGAIALLWSAAPAVARNIDATRRLLDETAVDVDATECGGTPTDNNVYGQGRLDAYAAVEKAPRGAVGTLTGTVTDAATGDPVAGATVALRDDSGPVGLAQQTDADGHYAMLASVGDYTVSASAPAYGTEKAVAHLAEGTTATADLTLGALPGRHLEVALDRAGFGTVPIGTTGGPATVTLTGTGADPVTVRQITDHDGAFVSETGTCGPAPFTLARKEHCTLGITYRPTEKGEQTGTLTIDSDAAEAAPPLAVHGSGTTMPARTATLRMRSFEKNMHAAVIDPQGRYAYFGTDNAPDPLSGYIVKFDLKTFERVGVIPVGIGQKLLQDAVIDPSGTYAYFVAAANPGRVVRVDLDTFTLDRITPLATGADNPRSILMDPAGRYAYIGTGTNPGRVIKFDLETFAQVGSVTLGKGEDFLDDGVIDSRGRYAYFGTVTSPQGHVVKVDLAEMKETGSLTLEPGEGPLRTAVVAPDDHYAYFGTGEGARGKIVRVDLTTFERAGAITPSGGGTFYSSVMDPAGRFASFGTVSSPGRVVTVDLKHFTAAGTVTLGANEDALISAAIDPRGEYAYFGTQSAPGRVVKVRLGASYELTARGSRVRGVHSAALTWNGATTAKIEVVRNGKVIATVPNTGRSTDVVHIEERPTYTYQLCDAGTEHCSNTSKVDFTGPPAGGTDARTR
- a CDS encoding LacI family DNA-binding transcriptional regulator, which translates into the protein MRDDEYVGRITLAQVAQQAGVSISTVSKVLNGRQDVAAPTRVKVERLLDENAYRRTTRVAHEAPLIELVFHELESVWALELIRGVEKVAKANNASVVLTESGTRQAPGPEWIEGVLQRRPLGVVLVFSTLPAEVKRQLRSRSIPFVVIDPAGDPDPDVPSVGSANWNGGLAATRHLVQLGHRRIGVITGPEDMLCSLARLDGYRSALSMAGLSADPELVRYGDFHVEGGRERAAELLDLADPPTAIFAGSDLQALGVLDAARLRDLRVPDDLSVVGYDDVPLAQWSSPALTTVHQPLRGMAEGAAQMLLRLRAEEAVATRLELATSLVVRQSTAAPGRR